In Caldivirga sp., the genomic window TGAATCAACATGAGTGAGGATTATGAGTGTTGGACTTTGTGTTAATACGCCCACTATGCATCATCCTAGGCATAACTTTTTTAAGACCTAACATGAGTTAGAACTTAATGTTGAGTGAACTTGTTCAAGAATCACCAGTGGTGGTTAATATTAAGGATAGGTTATCCTCAGTAATACCAAGGATGAAGGAGTTGAGGATTCATACTGCTCCTGTGGTTAATGATTCAGGTAAACTTATTGGCGTAATAGATTATAGGGATTTATTAAGGAGGAAGGCACCCCTTGGGTCAAGGGCATCCTCAGTCATGCTTCCACCCCACTCAATAAGCATTAACACTAATATTGATAACGTGGTTAGGAGATTTTATGAAACGAGGCTTCGGGAATACCCAGTTATTGACAATAACGGTAAGTTAATCGGCATATTAACTAGAGGCAGGTTACTTACGGCAATAAAGGATCAACTACCGGTTAACGCTAAGGTCAGTGACTACATGACTAAGCCTATTCTCACAATAACCCCAAGTGACAATGTGGCTAAGGCTAGGTGGCTAATGATTAAGCACGGTATTAGCAGGCTACCTGTGGTTGATGGTAATAGGTTAGTTGGTATAGTATCATTAACGGACTTAATTGAGAAAATATACTACGTCTCAATACCTAGGAGAGCTAGGAGGGGGGATTTCTCAGGTGAGGAGGAGTTTCTAGCAGCACCAGTGAGTAGTATAATGAATACCCAGGTTTACTCAATAAGCCCTGATAAACCCTTAAATAAGGCCGTGGATTTAATGGTTAGTAAGGGTGTTACAGGCATAATAGTGGTTGATGGTGATAAGGCTGTTGGCGTATTATCAGGTAGTGATGTGCTTAAGGCTTACATGGACTCTAAGAAGATTATCCTCCCCATTCAAGCTAGGATAGAGATCAATGATGATGCCAAGCCATTAATAGAGAAGGTGATTAATAATCACTTAGAGAAGATCAGTAAACTTGTTAATGTAGTTGATTTTAAAGTTGACATAAGGGCTAGGGACTCTGGAAAGAGGTATGAAGTTACAGTAAGGCTTAAGGATGATAAGGAGCTTCACACTGCATCAGCCGAGGATAGGGACCCAGTGAGTGCTATTAGGGAGGCTATGGATAAGGTAATGCAGAGCATAATTAAGAACGTCTCTAAAGCTAGGGATACTAAGAGGAGGAGTAGAATCCAGGAGTAATTCAACATATGTTGATTATTTCATAGTAAATCTAAAATCACCCCCTTTAAGCTAATGATCAATATTAATAAATGATTTAAGGCCTAGGTTGAACCTAATTCACGCATCTACGTATTTCACGCAACAGCATATTAAGAGAATGATAAGGCAATGGAGGGGCATAGTTATTTTTAATGTGTAACACATATAAGATGGTTCATTAAACTTCCCTTAATGCCCGAGTTTAGGTTTCCCAATGGTGTGGTGGTTGAATTAATAAAGGGTGATATAACTACTCTTGAGACTGACGCCATCGTTAATGCTGCCAATTCATATCTTGAACATGGTGGTGGTGTTGCTGGGGCAATTGTTAGGAGGGGTGGTTGGGAGATTCAGGAGGAGTCGAGGGAATGGGTTAGGAGGCATGGTCCAGTGCCGGTTGGTGGCGTTGCAGTAACGGGCGCTGGGAGGTTAAGGGCAAAGTATGTGATTCATGCTGTTGGCCCTAGGTGCGGTGTTGAACCCATTGAGAAGCTTGACGATGCCGTCACCAACTCACTAAGGAAGGCTGAGGAGTTAAACTTAGTAAGTATAGCTTTTCCAGCAATTAGTACCGGTATCTTCGGTTGCCCATACGAGGATGCTGCAGTAATAATGGCTAAGGCTATAATGCGTGAAGCACCTAAGCTAAGTAGTGTTAAGAGGATAGTAATATGCCTATACGATGATGAAGCATTCAATGTGTTTAATAGGGTATTTAACAAGGAGCTTAAGGACTTTAAAACCTCATGAATTAAGTGAATCTAACTAAGCGTAATGATCCCATACGGTATACTTCATGAGTTTTAATGATGAATAGCTTGAGTTCATTGCTCAATTCCTTTGGGTGATGGACCTTTAAGTACGATGTAACATTTAAATATTCACGAGGTATATTAGCTGTAATGCTGTATTATGACATTGAACCGACAGGGATACCGGGGCTTGATGAGGTTATTGGAGGCGGCTTAATTAAGGGTAGGACCTACTTAGTTACTGGGGAGACTGGTGTAGGTAAGACTCTATTCTCCCTTTCATTCCTCCTCAACGGTTATAGGCTTGGGGAGCCGGGAATATATGTTTCAGTTGATGAGACATATGAGCAATTCGCTAATGGCGCATTAAGGTTTGGTTGGGATATTAATGCCTTAACTAGGACAGGCTTCTTCAGGATACTGGTCCCGGAAATGGATATTCTTGATACTATTAGGGAGAAGGATCCATCAGTGGTCGCCAGAATGATGGTTGAGTCCATTGCTGACTACGCAGCCTCAATTGGAGCTAAGAGACTTGTCATAGACCCAATTGCACCATTAGTAGCCATGGAGAAGGATGTTCAAGTGCTTAGGGAGTACATTAGGGAGTTGGTTATGGGTATTGAGAGGAAGATTCAAGCAACATCAATAATAACCACAGAGGTGCCAGCTGGCTCTAGGGCTATATCGAGGTATGGTGTTGAGGAGTTCTTGGCAACAGGAGTCTTCATACTTGGGTTAGCTAGGACAAATAATGGCTTCAAGAGGTACTTATTCATAAGGAAGATGAGGTGGCAGCCTGTTCAACCAGCAGTCTACGAATTCACCATAGAGAGCGGTGTTGGGGTTGTGGTTAAGGGGCCCTTAAAGGGAGTCTACATACCCTACATGTCTCAAGCACCCATAGTACTTGAAGAGGAGGTTTAAGTGAGGATACTGGTAACAGGTGTTGCTAAGTCAGGTAAGTCAACAATCCTGAGAATACTAGCTGAATTAGGCTACAGGACGATTAACGTATCAGATCTACTTGTGGAGAGTAGTTGCGTTAAGTGGAATGAGAATTACCAATCATTCGACATTACTGATAAGGACTGCGCAGCCAACTTA contains:
- a CDS encoding ADP-ribose-binding protein — encoded protein: MPEFRFPNGVVVELIKGDITTLETDAIVNAANSYLEHGGGVAGAIVRRGGWEIQEESREWVRRHGPVPVGGVAVTGAGRLRAKYVIHAVGPRCGVEPIEKLDDAVTNSLRKAEELNLVSIAFPAISTGIFGCPYEDAAVIMAKAIMREAPKLSSVKRIVICLYDDEAFNVFNRVFNKELKDFKTS
- a CDS encoding CBS domain-containing protein, with the translated sequence MLSELVQESPVVVNIKDRLSSVIPRMKELRIHTAPVVNDSGKLIGVIDYRDLLRRKAPLGSRASSVMLPPHSISINTNIDNVVRRFYETRLREYPVIDNNGKLIGILTRGRLLTAIKDQLPVNAKVSDYMTKPILTITPSDNVAKARWLMIKHGISRLPVVDGNRLVGIVSLTDLIEKIYYVSIPRRARRGDFSGEEEFLAAPVSSIMNTQVYSISPDKPLNKAVDLMVSKGVTGIIVVDGDKAVGVLSGSDVLKAYMDSKKIILPIQARIEINDDAKPLIEKVINNHLEKISKLVNVVDFKVDIRARDSGKRYEVTVRLKDDKELHTASAEDRDPVSAIREAMDKVMQSIIKNVSKARDTKRRSRIQE
- a CDS encoding ATPase domain-containing protein yields the protein MLYYDIEPTGIPGLDEVIGGGLIKGRTYLVTGETGVGKTLFSLSFLLNGYRLGEPGIYVSVDETYEQFANGALRFGWDINALTRTGFFRILVPEMDILDTIREKDPSVVARMMVESIADYAASIGAKRLVIDPIAPLVAMEKDVQVLREYIRELVMGIERKIQATSIITTEVPAGSRAISRYGVEEFLATGVFILGLARTNNGFKRYLFIRKMRWQPVQPAVYEFTIESGVGVVVKGPLKGVYIPYMSQAPIVLEEEV